A genomic region of Clarias gariepinus isolate MV-2021 ecotype Netherlands chromosome 23, CGAR_prim_01v2, whole genome shotgun sequence contains the following coding sequences:
- the cdk4 gene encoding cyclin-dependent kinase 4: MAQNGVVQYEPVAEIGGGAYGTVYKARDKESGKFVALKSVRVQTDHEGLPLSTVREVALLRRLEQFDHPNIVKLMDVCASLRTEQETKVTLVFEHVDQDLKTYLEKAPAPGLPLHHIRDLMHQLLCGLSFLHSHLVLHRDLKPENILVTSRGQIKLADFGLARIYSCTMALTPVVVTLWYRSPEVLLGSSYATPVDLWSTGCIFAEMFMRKPLFCGESEVDQLTKIFSVIGLPSQEEWPNDVTLSRENFSPQHPQPITDQIPELTNEAADLLMKLLTFDPLRRISALTALEHSFFSDPSDVC; the protein is encoded by the exons ATGGCGCAGAACGGTGTTGTGCAGTATGAGCCAGTGGCGGAGATCGGCGGTGGAGCCTATGGGACGGTGTATAAAGCGCGGGATAAAGAGAGTGGGAAATTCGTGGCCCTGAAGAGTGTCCGAGTGCAGACGGACCATGAGGGGCTCCCTCTGTCCACTGTGAGGGAGGTGGCCCTACTCCGGCGCCTTGAACAGTTCGATCATCCCAACATCGTCaa GCTGATGGATGTATGTGCGAGTTTGAGGACTGAGCAGGAGACGAAGGTGACGCTGGTGTTCGAGCACGTGGATCAGGATCTGAAGACGTACCTGGAGAAAGCTCCAGCCCCTGGCCTGCCTCTTCACCATATCCGG gaTCTGATGCATCAGTTGCTGTGTGGTTTGTCGTTCCTCCACTCTCACCTTGTTCTCCATCGGGACCTGAAGCCTGAGAACATCTTGGTGACGAGTCGCGGGCAGATCAAGCTCGCTGACTTCGGACTGGCTCGAATATACAGCTGTACTATGGCTCTGACACCTGTG gtggtGACACTGTGGTACCGTTCCCCTGAGGTTCTGCTTGGTTCTAGTTATGCCACACCTGTGGATCTGTGGAGCACTGGCTGCATCTTCGCTGAGATGTTCATGCGCAA GCCGCTGTTCTGTGGAGAATCAGAAGTGGACCAGCTGACCAAGATCTTTTC TGTAATTGGTCTGCCCAGCCAGGAGGAGTGGCCTAATGATGTCACATTATCACGAGAAAACTTCAGTCCTCAGCATCCTCAACCAATCACAGACCAGATTCCTGAGTTAACCAATGAGGCAGCAGATCTGCTCATG AAACTCTTGACCTTTGACCCCCTGAGACGGATCTCGGCACTAACGGCCCTGGAGCACAGCTTCTTCTCTGATCCATCGGATGTCTGTTAA